One window of the Burkholderia ubonensis subsp. mesacidophila genome contains the following:
- a CDS encoding transposase — MFFDELNDEEWVRLSTLIADEPIRLNRRGRPRAEPRVVANAVLWILTTGEAWSKLPGRYPSGPTCRRRYEEWLANGTLLQMIDVLTQFSGRTFAYVPPPPVPVAPARRAEPAPDNDRLRGVFWQNPESWQLPVVQANVWHHDNATTSRGDTDVPAHAAFIVPGASAAADPAAGLSERTHSRASTASFTATEPQVDEYRGYTVYGIAQPVQNLMYRAWAEIVHDERRVERSGLIGPRFTDAEEAEQYALEWARQWIDRHGASDEPARAPQSVPVLAGLSALARAESDIKRFIAERHSASLTDGRNDPVQSDRLAYRVG, encoded by the coding sequence ATGTTCTTCGATGAGCTAAACGATGAAGAGTGGGTTCGTCTTTCGACGCTGATCGCCGATGAACCGATCCGACTGAATCGTCGTGGCCGTCCGCGCGCGGAACCGCGCGTCGTCGCCAATGCCGTGCTCTGGATCCTGACGACCGGCGAGGCATGGTCCAAGCTGCCCGGTCGCTATCCGTCCGGGCCCACGTGTCGCCGCCGCTACGAGGAGTGGCTCGCGAACGGAACGCTGTTGCAGATGATCGACGTGCTGACCCAGTTCAGCGGCCGTACGTTCGCGTACGTTCCGCCGCCGCCGGTGCCGGTCGCGCCCGCGCGCCGCGCGGAACCCGCGCCGGACAACGACCGCCTGCGCGGCGTGTTCTGGCAGAACCCGGAATCGTGGCAATTGCCGGTTGTACAGGCAAACGTTTGGCACCACGACAATGCGACGACGTCGCGCGGCGATACTGACGTGCCGGCACATGCGGCGTTCATCGTGCCCGGCGCGTCTGCCGCGGCCGATCCGGCCGCGGGCCTGAGCGAGCGAACGCATTCGCGCGCATCCACCGCGAGTTTCACGGCGACCGAGCCGCAGGTGGACGAGTATCGCGGCTATACGGTCTACGGCATCGCGCAGCCGGTGCAGAACCTGATGTATCGCGCGTGGGCGGAGATCGTGCACGACGAGCGGCGCGTCGAGCGTTCCGGCCTGATCGGCCCGCGTTTCACCGATGCCGAGGAAGCGGAGCAGTACGCGCTCGAATGGGCGCGGCAGTGGATCGACCGGCACGGCGCGAGCGACGAGCCGGCGCGCGCGCCGCAAAGCGTGCCCGTGCTTGCCGGGCTGTCCGCGCTCGCGCGGGCAGAATCGGACATCAAGCGCTTCATCGCCGAGCGCCACTCGGCGTCGCTCACCGACGGCCGCAACGATCCGGTGCAGAGCGACCGGCTCGCATACCGAGTCGGTTAA
- a CDS encoding rubrerythrin family protein, whose product MAQLKGSKTEENLKYAFAGESQANRRYLYFASKADVEGQNDIAALFRSTAEGETGHAHGHLEYLEAVGDPATGLPFGSSRLNLQSAIAGETHEYTDMYPGMAKTAREEGFDEIANWFETLAKAERSHANRYTKALDALVD is encoded by the coding sequence ATGGCTCAACTCAAGGGCAGCAAAACCGAAGAGAACCTGAAGTATGCGTTTGCGGGCGAATCGCAGGCGAACCGCCGCTACCTGTATTTCGCGTCGAAGGCGGACGTCGAAGGGCAGAACGACATCGCCGCGCTGTTTCGCTCGACCGCCGAAGGCGAGACGGGCCACGCGCACGGCCACCTCGAGTATCTCGAAGCGGTCGGCGATCCGGCGACCGGCCTGCCGTTCGGTTCCTCGCGGCTGAACCTGCAATCCGCGATTGCCGGCGAGACGCACGAGTACACCGACATGTATCCGGGCATGGCGAAGACCGCCCGCGAAGAAGGCTTCGACGAAATCGCGAACTGGTTCGAGACGCTCGCGAAGGCCGAGCGCAGCCACGCCAACCGCTACACGAAGGCGCTCGACGCGCTCGTCGACTGA
- a CDS encoding mannose-1-phosphate guanylyltransferase/mannose-6-phosphate isomerase translates to MNAPATTADTRQSSSAAAPAGTRVAVQPVILAGGSGTRLWPMSREHFPKQLIGLLGDHSLLQATACRLDGLSTGHPLSDDVLVVCGEDHRFTTAEQLRLTAKPASIVLEPLGRDTAPALTLAALRIVADGGDAVMTVMPADHAVADLPRFHAAVAAGVRCAAQGKIATMGIVPDRAETGYGYIRVGAPLGGDAAGDLDVRRLDRFVEKPHLELAQQYVASGEYWWNSGIFIVRASVWLKAIRHFEPAIHAACEQAVAQGKADGDFFRVDRDAFAAAPSNSIDYAVMEPLATEQPVCESVVVPLDAGWSDVGSWDAIWQILPKDAADNVGRGHVLFEDAASTYAHSEGRLVACVGTQNLVVVETPDAVLVADKSRVQDVKKIVGRIKAARGAEATDHRKVHRPWGHYDSVDTGDRFQVKRIVVKPGARLSLQMHHHRAEHWIVVRGTARITRGEETFLLSENESTYIPLGVSHRLENPGKMPLELIEVQSGAYLGEDDIVRFDDTYGRQ, encoded by the coding sequence ATGAATGCTCCGGCCACGACAGCCGATACGCGCCAATCTTCTTCCGCCGCCGCGCCCGCCGGCACGCGCGTCGCGGTGCAGCCGGTGATCCTTGCCGGCGGCTCCGGGACGCGCCTGTGGCCGATGTCGCGCGAGCACTTTCCGAAACAGCTGATCGGCCTGCTCGGCGACCATTCGCTGCTGCAGGCGACCGCATGCCGCCTCGACGGCCTGTCGACCGGCCATCCGCTCAGTGACGACGTGCTGGTCGTCTGCGGCGAGGACCATCGCTTCACGACCGCCGAACAGTTGCGCCTGACGGCCAAGCCCGCGTCGATCGTGCTCGAGCCGCTCGGCCGCGACACCGCGCCCGCGCTGACGCTCGCCGCGCTGCGCATCGTCGCCGACGGCGGCGATGCCGTGATGACCGTGATGCCGGCCGACCATGCGGTCGCCGACCTGCCGCGCTTTCACGCGGCCGTCGCCGCCGGCGTGCGCTGCGCGGCGCAAGGCAAGATCGCGACGATGGGCATCGTGCCGGACCGCGCCGAAACCGGCTACGGCTACATCCGCGTCGGCGCCCCGCTCGGCGGCGACGCAGCCGGCGACCTCGACGTGCGGCGCCTCGACCGCTTCGTCGAGAAGCCGCATCTCGAGCTCGCGCAGCAGTACGTCGCGTCCGGCGAATACTGGTGGAACAGCGGGATCTTCATCGTGCGCGCGTCGGTGTGGCTGAAAGCGATCCGCCATTTCGAGCCGGCGATCCACGCGGCCTGCGAACAGGCGGTCGCGCAAGGCAAGGCCGACGGCGACTTCTTCCGCGTCGATCGCGATGCGTTCGCCGCGGCGCCGTCGAACTCGATCGACTACGCGGTGATGGAGCCGCTCGCGACCGAGCAGCCGGTGTGCGAGAGCGTCGTCGTGCCGCTCGACGCGGGCTGGTCGGACGTCGGCTCGTGGGACGCGATCTGGCAGATCCTGCCGAAGGACGCCGCCGACAACGTCGGCCGCGGCCACGTGCTGTTCGAGGATGCCGCGTCCACCTACGCGCATTCGGAAGGCCGGCTCGTCGCCTGCGTCGGCACGCAGAACCTCGTCGTCGTCGAGACGCCCGACGCGGTGCTCGTCGCCGACAAGTCACGCGTGCAGGACGTGAAGAAGATCGTCGGCCGCATCAAGGCGGCGCGCGGCGCGGAAGCGACCGATCACCGCAAGGTGCATCGTCCGTGGGGCCACTACGATTCGGTCGACACGGGCGATCGGTTCCAGGTGAAGCGCATCGTCGTGAAGCCCGGCGCGCGGCTGTCGCTGCAGATGCATCACCACCGCGCCGAGCACTGGATCGTCGTGCGCGGCACCGCGCGCATCACGCGCGGCGAGGAAACGTTCCTGCTGTCGGAAAACGAATCGACGTACATCCCGCTCGGCGTGTCGCATCGACTGGAAAACCCGGGCAAGATGCCGCTCGAACTGATCGAAGTGCAATCGGGCGCGTACCTCGGCGAGGACGACATCGTGCGCTTCGACGATACCTACGGACGGCAGTGA
- a CDS encoding undecaprenyl-phosphate glucose phosphotransferase encodes MLSVLARIIDIAMIVAGAVIAAALHDGRSVWLDDLQRTMVLFDCVLVVVFFPAFGIYQSWRGKRLVGLMGRVAFAWLVVELSGILMSFSFHQSGQLSRLWLGYWALATMALLTASKAGVHAVLRQLRRGGYNRRAVALVGDAPATRRLIAQMRARPEAGFNPVCVYDESAPPGEATLDDVAIERRFDTLVRLVRSRAIRELWLALPLSEEPQINRIVTVFRDDFVNIRFIPDVRAVSFFNQEVVDLLGVPAINLAASPITDLRILPKFVFDRLFALNALVVLAPVMLLIALLIKATSPGPVFFRQKRKGIDGNEFEIYKFRSMKVHQEHAGQVTQATKHDARVTPVGRFLRRTSLDELPQFINVLRGEMSVVGPRPHALAHDDIYKDLVRGYMFRYRIKPGITGWAQINGFRGETDQIEKMMGRVKLDLYYMQNWSFWLDIKIVALTLWKGFTGSNAY; translated from the coding sequence ATGTTGAGCGTGCTGGCGAGAATCATCGATATCGCGATGATCGTGGCGGGAGCCGTGATCGCCGCCGCGCTGCACGACGGGCGCAGCGTATGGCTCGACGACCTGCAACGCACGATGGTGCTGTTCGACTGCGTGCTCGTCGTCGTGTTTTTCCCGGCGTTCGGGATCTACCAGTCGTGGCGCGGCAAGCGGCTTGTCGGACTGATGGGGCGGGTCGCGTTCGCGTGGCTCGTGGTCGAGCTCTCGGGCATCCTGATGAGCTTCAGTTTTCACCAGTCGGGCCAGCTGTCGCGGCTCTGGCTGGGCTACTGGGCGCTCGCGACGATGGCGCTGCTCACGGCGTCGAAGGCCGGGGTGCATGCGGTCCTGCGACAACTGCGGCGCGGCGGCTACAACCGGCGCGCGGTCGCGCTGGTCGGCGACGCGCCCGCGACGCGGCGGCTGATCGCGCAGATGCGCGCACGGCCGGAGGCCGGCTTCAACCCGGTGTGCGTGTACGACGAAAGCGCGCCGCCCGGAGAGGCGACGCTCGACGACGTGGCGATCGAGCGCCGGTTCGACACGCTCGTGCGCCTCGTGCGCAGCCGCGCGATTCGCGAACTGTGGCTCGCGCTGCCGCTGTCGGAGGAGCCGCAGATCAACCGGATCGTGACGGTGTTCCGCGACGACTTCGTCAACATCCGCTTCATCCCGGACGTGCGCGCCGTGTCGTTCTTCAACCAGGAAGTCGTCGACCTGCTCGGCGTGCCGGCGATCAACCTCGCGGCGTCGCCGATCACCGACTTGCGGATCCTGCCGAAGTTCGTGTTCGACCGGCTGTTCGCGCTGAACGCGCTCGTGGTGCTCGCGCCCGTGATGCTGCTGATCGCGCTGCTGATCAAGGCGACCTCGCCGGGGCCGGTGTTCTTCCGGCAGAAGCGCAAGGGCATCGACGGCAACGAGTTCGAGATCTACAAGTTCCGCTCGATGAAGGTGCATCAGGAGCATGCGGGCCAGGTCACCCAGGCGACGAAGCACGACGCGCGCGTGACGCCGGTCGGCCGCTTCCTGCGCCGCACGAGCCTCGATGAGCTGCCGCAGTTCATCAACGTGCTGAGGGGCGAGATGTCCGTCGTCGGCCCGCGCCCGCACGCGCTCGCGCATGACGACATCTACAAGGATCTGGTGCGGGGCTACATGTTCCGCTACCGGATCAAGCCGGGCATCACGGGCTGGGCGCAGATCAACGGCTTTCGCGGCGAGACCGACCAGATCGAGAAGATGATGGGGCGCGTGAAGCTCGATCTCTACTACATGCAGAACTGGTCGTTCTGGCTCGACATCAAGATCGTCGCGCTGACGCTCTGGAAAGGCTTCACCGGCAGCAACGCGTATTGA
- a CDS encoding heterodisulfide reductase-related iron-sulfur binding cluster encodes MPHKEGSLEAPTRHPLDWQSDTFYDQAAIDAEMTRVFDICAGCRRCVSLCGAFPTLFDLVDETPTGDIHEVPKDAFGKVVDQCYLCDLCYMTKCPYVPPHAWNVDFPHLMLRGKAARYRRGDVKLRDKLLSNTDALGHFAGIPIVTQAVNAVNRTPPARHALEAALGVDRKAWLPDFAPRKFRRAAKRSDGHPVRDGERTPGKVAIYATCYVNFNEPGIGHDLLAILAHNDIPYELVTSEACCGMPLLEQGNLAGVAAKKDTNIPVLERYARDGYALIGAIPSCVLMYKNELPLMFPGDAAVRAVADAFWDPFEYVIARHRDGLLKTDFKTGLGTVSYHVPCHARVQNIGRKTADVLSLVPETRVNVVERCSGHAGTFGVKKEFHAEAMRIGGPVFKAMAEPKPDFVSSDCALAGHHIVQGIDEAGLAQAPLAHPLTLLRRAYGI; translated from the coding sequence ATGCCACACAAGGAAGGCAGTCTCGAAGCCCCGACCCGGCATCCGCTCGACTGGCAGTCCGACACGTTCTACGACCAGGCGGCCATCGATGCCGAGATGACCCGCGTGTTCGACATCTGCGCGGGTTGCCGGCGCTGCGTGTCGCTGTGCGGCGCATTTCCGACGCTGTTCGACCTCGTCGACGAGACGCCGACGGGCGATATCCACGAAGTGCCGAAGGACGCGTTCGGCAAGGTCGTCGACCAGTGCTACCTGTGCGACCTCTGCTACATGACGAAATGCCCGTACGTGCCGCCGCATGCGTGGAACGTCGATTTCCCGCACCTGATGCTGCGCGGCAAGGCGGCGCGCTACCGGCGCGGCGACGTGAAGCTGCGCGACAAGCTGCTGTCGAACACCGACGCGCTCGGCCATTTCGCGGGCATCCCGATCGTCACGCAGGCCGTCAACGCGGTGAACCGCACGCCGCCCGCGCGGCACGCGCTGGAAGCCGCGCTCGGCGTCGACCGCAAGGCCTGGCTGCCGGACTTCGCGCCGCGCAAGTTCCGGCGCGCGGCCAAGCGCTCGGACGGCCATCCGGTGCGCGACGGCGAGCGCACGCCCGGCAAGGTCGCGATCTATGCGACGTGCTACGTGAATTTCAACGAGCCCGGCATCGGCCACGACCTGCTCGCGATCCTCGCGCACAACGACATTCCGTACGAGCTCGTGACGAGCGAGGCCTGCTGCGGGATGCCGCTGCTCGAACAGGGCAATCTCGCGGGCGTCGCCGCGAAGAAGGACACGAACATCCCCGTGCTCGAACGCTACGCGCGCGACGGCTATGCGCTGATCGGCGCGATTCCGAGCTGCGTGCTGATGTACAAGAACGAGCTGCCGCTGATGTTTCCCGGCGACGCCGCAGTGCGCGCGGTCGCCGACGCGTTCTGGGATCCGTTCGAATATGTGATCGCGCGGCATCGCGACGGCCTGCTGAAGACCGATTTCAAGACCGGCCTCGGCACCGTGTCGTACCACGTGCCGTGTCACGCGCGCGTGCAGAACATCGGCCGCAAGACCGCCGACGTGCTGTCGCTCGTGCCCGAGACGCGCGTGAACGTCGTCGAGCGTTGCTCGGGCCATGCGGGCACGTTCGGCGTGAAGAAGGAATTCCACGCGGAAGCGATGCGAATCGGCGGGCCGGTGTTCAAGGCGATGGCGGAGCCGAAGCCGGACTTCGTGTCGTCGGACTGCGCGCTCGCGGGCCATCACATCGTGCAGGGCATCGACGAGGCGGGCCTCGCGCAAGCGCCGCTCGCCCATCCGCTCACGCTGCTGCGTCGCGCGTACGGAATTTGA
- a CDS encoding DUF3501 family protein codes for MTLTRDSLLTLEAYAKIRKAEHARLIEHKRRRAVQLGNHLRFLFEDEATIRYQVQEMLHIERIFDEAGIEGELDAYRPLVPDGTNLKATMQIEYAHEAERRAALKRLIGVEDRVFLQVDRHAPVYAIADEDLDRETDEKTSAVHFVRFEFDAPMRAALKQGAALSIGCDHPGYAVPARRIEDDVAASLVGDLR; via the coding sequence ATGACGCTCACCCGCGATTCCCTGCTGACGCTCGAAGCGTACGCGAAGATCCGCAAGGCCGAACATGCGCGGCTCATCGAGCACAAGCGACGGCGCGCGGTGCAGCTCGGCAATCACCTGCGCTTCCTGTTCGAGGACGAGGCGACGATCCGCTATCAGGTTCAGGAGATGCTGCACATCGAAAGGATTTTCGACGAAGCGGGCATCGAGGGCGAACTGGACGCGTATCGGCCGCTGGTGCCCGACGGCACCAACCTGAAGGCGACGATGCAGATCGAATACGCGCACGAGGCCGAGCGGCGCGCGGCGCTCAAGCGGCTGATCGGCGTCGAGGATCGCGTGTTCCTGCAGGTCGACCGCCACGCACCGGTCTATGCGATCGCGGACGAGGACCTCGATCGCGAGACGGATGAGAAGACCTCCGCGGTGCACTTCGTCCGCTTCGAGTTCGACGCGCCGATGCGTGCGGCGCTGAAGCAGGGCGCGGCGCTGTCGATCGGCTGCGATCATCCGGGCTACGCAGTGCCGGCAAGGCGCATCGAAGACGACGTGGCGGCATCGCTCGTCGGGGATCTGCGCTAG